The genomic segment GCGGGCTTTGCGTCAGGAAGCGATGGTTGGGAGAGACCACCATATCGCGTTCCGGCAAGCCGTTCCCGAGCGCGCCAGCCCGGATCTTGATGGGTCGCAACGCCGGGATCAGGCCCAGCGCACGCCAGCCGAAGCGACGGCGCCCGACCCAGCGGACGGTTTGCAACCCGTTGTCGCGCGTCACCACGCGCATCCCCGGCACCAGATCTTCGACCGCGATCAGGCCTTGGCCCGTTGCGATCTGGGTGGCGGGGGTAAAGCAGGGAACCGCGCCGGAGAAAGCGCTCAAGGTTCCCGAAAAGACACGATTGCTGTTGCGATCACGCGCCTGCACCACGCCGTCGGCGAGGTCGTAATCCGAGAAGATGAAGCGAAGCTCCCGCGTGGCGCTGTCGCCACGCTCGGCAAACCCGCCCTCAAGGCGCGTCCGGAAGCTCAAATCGCCCTCAAGGCTCAGTCGCAGGTCGGTTGCAGTCATCTTAACGCCCATCCATCTTGGGGTTCCAAGACATCGTGCGCCCCCAATGCAACCATACTCCACGAAAAGCCTTAATAAAATCCAAATTGCCTCGAAGTTGTCATAAAGACCCGAATATCAGAG from the Rhodobacter xanthinilyticus genome contains:
- a CDS encoding Hint domain-containing protein; translated protein: MTATDLRLSLEGDLSFRTRLEGGFAERGDSATRELRFIFSDYDLADGVVQARDRNSNRVFSGTLSAFSGAVPCFTPATQIATGQGLIAVEDLVPGMRVVTRDNGLQTVRWVGRRRFGWRALGLIPALRPIKIRAGALGNGLPERDMVVSPNHRFLTQSPLPWDRGEGLVQAKDMTVFDGVTSDTRPEVEYVQILCDRHELLLADGCWSESFRPTRASLPLLSEADATGLLEVLPELAQTDPAYQGVRPDLVADPGLATA